One window of Cohnella hashimotonis genomic DNA carries:
- a CDS encoding carbohydrate ABC transporter permease, with protein sequence MRKLILYVILAIVALVSLIPFYMLVYTALMPDSDPISDSRLILRTIEWSNLQHAWAQSKLGNAMLNSLILMAGSVLLSVFASAGAGYVFARVRTWYNRLFFAALLFSMMIPGIINNVPLYGLMKSIGGINTHWALILLIATGFIPQSVFLYTNFIRSLSKEIEESAVIDGCTPFTAFWRISFPLLLPITSTLVILNAIGAWNNYAQSVFFLQSQDMQTVPLAIGRFVQTYGADYTQMAAASLIGMLPAVAVYFIFQRYFVKGISAGAVKG encoded by the coding sequence ATGCGCAAGCTCATCCTGTACGTCATCTTGGCGATCGTCGCCCTCGTCTCGCTGATCCCGTTCTATATGCTCGTTTATACGGCGCTGATGCCCGACTCGGATCCGATATCGGACAGCCGCCTGATCCTCCGAACGATAGAATGGAGCAACCTGCAGCATGCGTGGGCACAGTCGAAGCTGGGCAACGCGATGCTCAACTCCCTCATCCTTATGGCCGGGAGCGTGCTGCTGTCCGTGTTCGCGTCGGCGGGCGCCGGCTATGTGTTCGCTCGCGTCCGTACGTGGTACAATCGCCTCTTTTTCGCCGCGCTGCTGTTCAGCATGATGATTCCGGGCATTATCAACAACGTGCCGCTGTACGGACTGATGAAGTCGATCGGCGGCATCAATACGCATTGGGCGCTGATTCTGCTCATCGCGACGGGCTTCATCCCCCAATCCGTTTTCCTGTATACGAACTTCATTCGCTCGCTGTCCAAGGAGATCGAGGAGTCCGCCGTCATCGACGGCTGCACGCCGTTTACGGCCTTCTGGCGCATCTCGTTCCCGCTGCTGCTTCCGATCACCTCGACGCTCGTCATTTTGAACGCGATCGGCGCGTGGAACAACTACGCCCAGTCCGTCTTTTTTCTGCAAAGTCAGGACATGCAGACGGTACCGCTCGCCATCGGGCGATTCGTCCAAACCTATGGCGCCGACTATACGCAGATGGCCGCCGCTTCTCTGATCGGCATGCTGCCCGCCGTCGCCGTCTATTTTATATTCCAACGCTACTTCGTCAAAGGCATCTCGGCGGGCGCCGTTAAGGGATGA
- a CDS encoding glycoside hydrolase family 66 protein — MIKDIYPLQAQFRSGEPVRIAIELEPDAHGTRLALAVRRLDRVLLSVVRDLAPYRGSEAVEAVMEAAAAGGQSFDTHGASIAFAAMDRVSGVLALTVELPAIQAAFDGFGVDADLLDEHGAPLDTASTAFDVVDDWRRSTRYGFLSDFADADRGDAEDVKWLNKLHINLVQFYDWMYKHDELIPENNAYTDLMGRELCLDVVREKTELCHEYGMKAFAYGAVYAASKPFAARHPEWALYQSDGEPYDFIGIFTIMNIEASSPWHAHIIDQYRRAVEEVGFDGIHMDTYGFPKTGISRLDGESRIVRLEAHFPQLIDDTKAALSKAHPDIGLIFNNVGNWPVGPVAAANQEAVYVEVWKPYERYHHIRQIIREAQSAGDGKPVILAAYLAPFRKEADPARAYWSGLLLTSIIASLGAYHLLAGESQSLLTQAYYVDYSPAGADFAAALRRYYDFQIRYANLLYDASLRDVSMTHADGDNLEYVFDGLNYSTYGEAGKVWTIIRESERFKTVSFVNLSGQSEDYWNEGKNEPSVIPGIGVRILLDREPVGVFAASPDDRLGRPRQLEYRVTDSLRGMTLEVEVPSLSVWTLLWIEMG, encoded by the coding sequence ATGATCAAAGATATTTATCCGCTGCAAGCCCAGTTCCGAAGCGGCGAGCCCGTGCGCATCGCCATCGAGCTGGAGCCGGATGCGCATGGTACTCGCCTTGCGCTGGCGGTGCGCCGACTGGACCGCGTCCTGCTCAGCGTTGTCCGGGATCTGGCGCCATATCGCGGCAGCGAGGCTGTGGAGGCTGTTATGGAGGCTGCAGCCGCCGGCGGCCAGTCGTTCGATACGCACGGCGCAAGCATCGCCTTTGCAGCCATGGATCGCGTGTCCGGCGTACTTGCGCTGACGGTCGAGCTGCCGGCTATCCAAGCGGCATTTGACGGCTTTGGCGTGGATGCGGATCTGCTGGACGAACACGGAGCGCCGCTGGATACGGCCTCCACGGCGTTCGATGTCGTCGACGATTGGCGCAGATCGACGCGTTACGGCTTTCTGAGCGACTTCGCCGACGCCGACCGCGGCGACGCGGAGGACGTAAAGTGGCTGAACAAGCTGCATATCAATCTCGTGCAATTTTACGACTGGATGTACAAACACGACGAGCTGATCCCGGAAAACAATGCCTATACCGACTTGATGGGCCGCGAGCTTTGTCTGGACGTCGTGCGGGAAAAAACGGAGCTGTGCCACGAATACGGGATGAAGGCTTTTGCCTACGGCGCGGTTTACGCGGCGAGCAAGCCGTTCGCCGCCCGGCATCCGGAGTGGGCGCTCTATCAGAGCGACGGAGAGCCGTACGACTTCATCGGTATTTTCACGATTATGAATATCGAAGCCTCCAGTCCCTGGCATGCCCATATCATTGATCAGTACCGGCGCGCGGTAGAAGAAGTCGGGTTCGACGGCATTCATATGGACACGTACGGATTCCCCAAGACGGGAATCTCCCGGCTCGACGGCGAATCTCGCATCGTACGGCTGGAGGCGCACTTCCCGCAGCTCATCGACGACACCAAAGCGGCGCTGTCGAAGGCGCATCCGGACATCGGGCTCATCTTTAACAATGTCGGCAATTGGCCCGTCGGACCGGTCGCGGCGGCGAACCAGGAGGCGGTCTACGTCGAGGTATGGAAGCCGTACGAACGCTACCATCACATACGGCAGATCATTCGCGAGGCGCAGTCGGCGGGCGACGGCAAGCCGGTCATTCTGGCGGCGTACCTGGCGCCGTTCCGCAAGGAAGCCGATCCGGCGCGCGCTTATTGGAGCGGACTGCTGCTGACGTCGATCATCGCCTCGCTCGGCGCCTATCATCTGCTGGCCGGCGAGTCGCAATCGCTGCTGACGCAGGCCTACTATGTGGACTACAGTCCGGCGGGAGCCGACTTCGCGGCTGCGCTCAGGCGATACTACGACTTTCAGATCCGCTACGCGAATCTGCTGTACGACGCCTCGCTCCGCGACGTCTCCATGACGCATGCCGACGGCGATAACCTGGAGTACGTATTCGACGGGCTGAACTACAGCACCTATGGCGAGGCCGGTAAAGTATGGACGATCATCCGGGAAAGCGAAAGGTTCAAAACGGTCAGCTTCGTCAACCTGTCCGGCCAGTCGGAGGACTACTGGAACGAGGGGAAGAACGAACCCTCCGTCATCCCCGGCATCGGCGTGCGCATTCTGCTCGACCGCGAGCCTGTCGGCGTATTCGCCGCCTCGCCGGACGATCGGCTCGGCCGGCCGCGGCAGCTTGAGTACCGGGTGACGGACAGCCTGCGCGGGATGACGCTGGAGGTCGAGGTGCCCTCGCTAAGCGTATGGACGTTGCTGTGGATCGAGATGGGTTAA
- a CDS encoding fibronectin type III domain-containing protein gives MSNGWKSKSLSALLALTLMIPLFGAGADKANADVPAGWQPIDTEPSIAAGSALDLSGLNDVPAGSHGFIQIDGDGDYVFAGQTQRKVKLYGANLSWKMYYGSREDAERTAERLARLGYNVVRLHSLDSMGDDAPGVFKLNSATPQINEDRMDQVEYLISRLKAHGIYVTIDLFQLYDFKNDPNLNIYGSSYNSPYLFPFVPAAVDAWKTIASALLTHVNPYTGLALKNDPVLVGVSPWNESLVLNMDLSKMTPAFGSYLKDDFNAFLSGRGAAPVTSMPNQYWSTSGTLKDQLSAYYSARTIAAANEMRNYLKNVLQVHAPIGGLNFIYSPNVNFWRDQSSDVYETHMYHQFVTDSAPVNNGQYGFQYNALKYPRLSMTFDAATNASYPPAYAGDTLTGSYYPSLALRQKYDTPFILTEFQDTFPVKGREEVGIFNGAIGAYQGWDMMNRYSFGMNVGDAYSNSKLGTPETFSITNDPLAITSETQAALLYRTGAVQTSAPKFAIVWDKAWVSDMGSASDLETQIANMMYIPHLFNTATVYADNPGQPFAVYKITPELTSADIRAGDFPAANLVPITTAMNKTQVAETMINALDASPMKTAMLDALDDNKLLSDTGELLFDLNLNTYMVRAPKVAAAAGTMNNNALDLGSVSVTGDVYKGTFLASSLDNNALEDSDRMLLVYTTDVAATGERTIQQPGGIVQYYKGTLPTLAKEQTAVVKLATDRPAAGYKAYKLALNGVRLQEIPVAADANGISLQLDTDKGFSFELVYDPMFEDTFEDGNANGWTAATGSWSVVTSGGNSAYRASANGKSVIDATYGGDYAIEAGVRSASNAGGVGLLAKYADSDNYYAYEYRADTGSAVIKKRLGGVDTVVQTVNGLSTFASGTPYKLRFETIGTSLVGYLNGTSVISAVDASLAGGKAGLLSASAQSVDFDNVVVRHYDRAAPAAPAGLTAVPISANEIDLSWQAPADETGVKGYKVFRDGVEIAAVNGAFQSYKDTGLTISTAYHYSVKAYDLYDRLSGASGEITATTTSTLFATDFEDLNLAPWTTVGGWGTFYIVKDGNTKVFLSDNASSGSTKSVTGPASTAPGAWTNYSVEAKTKVDSWHDRVGLVARYQNASNYYYMSYSGYYHTVSLVKYQNGTDTTLASTTLSADPTAGAYHTFKLEVNGSSIKGYIDGALLVSGTSIAFTSGQAGVYSHMQKTYFDDFNVQKL, from the coding sequence ATGTCCAACGGTTGGAAAAGCAAAAGTCTGTCCGCATTGCTGGCTTTAACGCTTATGATTCCTTTATTCGGCGCCGGCGCCGATAAGGCCAATGCCGATGTCCCGGCCGGCTGGCAGCCGATCGACACGGAGCCGTCGATTGCCGCAGGCAGCGCTTTGGATCTGTCGGGGCTGAACGACGTTCCGGCGGGAAGCCACGGATTTATCCAGATCGACGGCGACGGGGATTATGTATTCGCGGGCCAGACGCAGCGCAAGGTGAAGCTGTACGGGGCGAATTTATCCTGGAAAATGTACTACGGCTCCCGTGAGGATGCGGAGCGTACGGCGGAGCGTCTGGCGCGGCTCGGCTATAACGTCGTTCGGCTGCATTCGCTCGATTCGATGGGCGACGATGCGCCAGGCGTTTTTAAGCTGAATTCGGCGACGCCGCAGATCAATGAAGACCGGATGGACCAGGTCGAATATCTCATCTCCAGGCTCAAGGCGCATGGCATCTATGTCACGATCGATTTGTTCCAGCTGTACGATTTTAAGAACGATCCTAACCTTAATATCTATGGGTCAAGCTACAATTCTCCCTACCTGTTTCCGTTCGTGCCTGCGGCGGTGGATGCCTGGAAAACGATCGCCAGCGCGCTGCTGACGCATGTCAATCCGTATACCGGTCTCGCCTTGAAAAACGATCCGGTGCTTGTGGGCGTCAGCCCGTGGAACGAGTCGCTGGTCCTTAACATGGACCTGAGCAAGATGACACCAGCTTTCGGTAGTTACCTGAAGGATGATTTCAATGCGTTTCTGAGTGGTCGCGGCGCTGCTCCGGTCACGTCGATGCCCAATCAATATTGGAGTACGAGCGGCACGCTCAAAGACCAACTGAGCGCTTACTATTCGGCGCGAACGATCGCAGCGGCCAACGAGATGCGGAATTATTTGAAAAACGTGCTTCAAGTCCATGCCCCGATCGGCGGCCTCAACTTCATTTATAGTCCGAACGTGAACTTCTGGCGCGACCAGTCGTCGGACGTGTACGAGACGCATATGTACCACCAGTTCGTTACGGACAGCGCGCCAGTTAACAACGGCCAATACGGCTTCCAGTACAACGCGCTTAAATATCCGCGCCTCAGCATGACGTTCGACGCCGCGACCAACGCGAGCTATCCGCCCGCTTACGCGGGCGATACGTTGACGGGAAGCTACTATCCGTCCCTGGCTTTAAGGCAAAAGTACGATACGCCGTTCATCCTGACGGAGTTCCAGGATACGTTTCCGGTCAAGGGGCGCGAGGAGGTCGGCATCTTCAACGGCGCGATCGGCGCTTACCAAGGCTGGGACATGATGAACCGGTATTCGTTCGGCATGAACGTAGGCGACGCCTATTCCAACAGCAAGCTTGGAACGCCGGAGACGTTCTCGATCACGAACGACCCGCTGGCGATTACCTCCGAGACGCAGGCCGCGCTGCTGTACCGCACCGGCGCCGTCCAGACGAGCGCGCCCAAGTTCGCCATCGTATGGGATAAGGCCTGGGTTAGCGACATGGGGTCCGCTTCCGATCTGGAGACCCAAATTGCCAACATGATGTATATTCCGCATTTGTTCAATACGGCGACGGTATATGCGGACAATCCGGGACAGCCGTTCGCGGTTTACAAGATCACGCCGGAGCTGACGTCGGCGGACATTAGAGCGGGCGATTTCCCTGCGGCGAACCTTGTTCCGATTACGACCGCGATGAACAAAACGCAAGTGGCGGAAACGATGATTAATGCGTTGGATGCGTCTCCGATGAAGACGGCGATGCTTGACGCGCTGGATGACAACAAGCTGCTGTCCGACACAGGCGAGCTTCTGTTCGATCTGAATCTTAATACGTACATGGTTCGTGCGCCGAAGGTCGCTGCGGCAGCGGGAACGATGAACAATAACGCGCTCGATCTCGGCTCCGTATCGGTGACGGGGGACGTGTACAAGGGAACGTTCCTCGCTTCTTCGCTCGACAATAACGCGCTGGAAGACAGCGACAGAATGCTGCTCGTCTACACGACCGACGTCGCGGCGACCGGCGAACGGACGATCCAGCAGCCGGGCGGTATCGTTCAATACTACAAGGGCACGCTTCCCACGCTCGCCAAGGAGCAGACCGCCGTGGTCAAGCTCGCGACGGATCGCCCTGCGGCCGGTTACAAAGCCTATAAGCTGGCGCTGAACGGCGTAAGGCTGCAGGAGATTCCCGTTGCGGCCGATGCGAACGGCATTTCGCTTCAGCTCGATACCGACAAAGGATTTTCGTTCGAGCTGGTCTACGACCCGATGTTCGAGGATACGTTCGAGGACGGCAACGCGAACGGATGGACGGCGGCGACAGGGTCATGGAGCGTCGTGACGAGCGGCGGCAATTCCGCGTACCGCGCGAGCGCCAACGGCAAGTCCGTAATCGACGCGACGTACGGCGGCGACTATGCGATTGAGGCCGGCGTACGTTCGGCGAGCAACGCGGGCGGCGTCGGCTTGCTGGCCAAATATGCGGATAGCGATAATTATTATGCGTACGAGTACCGCGCCGACACGGGCAGTGCCGTCATCAAGAAGCGCTTAGGCGGCGTAGACACCGTCGTTCAAACGGTAAACGGTTTGTCGACCTTCGCATCCGGAACGCCTTACAAGCTGCGGTTCGAGACGATCGGCACGAGCCTGGTGGGCTACCTGAACGGCACGTCCGTTATCTCCGCCGTCGACGCTTCGCTTGCCGGAGGCAAAGCCGGTCTGTTGTCGGCGTCGGCGCAGTCCGTTGACTTCGATAACGTCGTGGTCCGTCATTATGACCGCGCGGCGCCGGCCGCTCCTGCGGGCTTGACCGCGGTGCCGATCTCGGCCAACGAGATCGACTTGTCCTGGCAGGCGCCTGCCGACGAGACGGGCGTCAAGGGCTATAAGGTGTTCCGCGACGGCGTGGAGATCGCCGCCGTCAACGGCGCCTTCCAGAGCTACAAGGATACGGGACTGACGATTTCCACCGCCTATCACTATTCGGTTAAGGCCTACGATCTCTATGACCGGTTGTCCGGTGCCAGCGGCGAAATCACCGCAACGACGACAAGCACGCTGTTCGCGACCGACTTCGAGGACTTGAATCTGGCCCCATGGACAACGGTAGGCGGTTGGGGGACCTTTTACATCGTGAAGGACGGCAATACGAAGGTCTTTCTGTCCGATAACGCGTCCTCCGGCTCGACCAAGTCGGTAACGGGGCCGGCAAGCACGGCGCCCGGCGCATGGACGAATTACAGCGTCGAAGCCAAGACCAAGGTAGACAGCTGGCACGACCGCGTCGGCTTGGTCGCGCGATATCAAAACGCCAGCAATTATTACTATATGAGCTATTCCGGCTACTATCATACGGTATCGCTGGTGAAATATCAGAACGGCACGGATACGACGCTGGCTTCGACGACGCTCAGCGCAGATCCGACGGCCGGCGCCTACCATACCTTCAAGCTGGAAGTGAACGGCAGCTCGATCAAAGGCTATATCGACGGCGCATTGCTCGTCAGCGGGACTTCGATCGCATTTACTTCCGGTCAGGCGGGCGTATACTCGCACATGCAGAAGACGTATTTCGACGACTTTAACGTACAGAAGCTATAA
- a CDS encoding carbohydrate ABC transporter permease, producing MNIRSRGDKWFDAMNVFIMLAVMVLTIAPFWFALVGSFNQGLDYSRGGVYFWPRTFTLSNYVTVFADHTIYHAYFITIMRTLAGTVLHVAFTALVAYGMSRKALAGRNVYMIVMLFTMFFYGGLIPNYLLYKELGLLNHFLVLIIPTLFSVWDMIIMMSFFRSIPEQIIESAKIDGAGEYRIFLQLIMPLTKPVLAAIALFTGVYHWNAYTDALMFTTKDALEPVQLFLMRIVTDSGAASKFGAQAASVMPEEAKQISPETLKLAMMLATTAPILIIYPFLQKYFVKGVLIGSVKG from the coding sequence ATGAACATCCGTTCGAGAGGAGACAAATGGTTCGATGCCATGAACGTCTTCATCATGCTGGCCGTCATGGTACTGACGATCGCCCCGTTCTGGTTCGCGCTTGTGGGCTCGTTCAACCAGGGTCTCGATTATTCGCGGGGAGGCGTTTATTTCTGGCCTCGCACGTTTACGCTATCGAATTACGTGACGGTTTTTGCCGATCACACGATCTACCACGCCTATTTCATTACGATCATGCGAACGCTCGCAGGCACGGTGCTGCACGTCGCGTTTACCGCGCTCGTCGCCTACGGCATGTCGCGCAAAGCGCTGGCAGGCCGCAACGTCTATATGATCGTCATGCTGTTCACGATGTTCTTTTACGGCGGCCTGATCCCGAACTATTTGCTATACAAGGAACTGGGGCTGCTGAATCACTTTCTCGTGTTAATTATTCCGACCCTGTTCAGCGTATGGGATATGATTATCATGATGTCGTTTTTCCGGTCGATCCCCGAGCAGATCATCGAGTCCGCCAAGATCGACGGCGCCGGCGAATACCGCATTTTCCTTCAGCTCATCATGCCGCTGACCAAGCCGGTCCTGGCAGCGATCGCGCTGTTCACCGGGGTATACCATTGGAACGCCTATACGGATGCGCTGATGTTCACGACGAAGGACGCGCTGGAGCCGGTGCAGCTGTTCCTGATGCGCATCGTCACGGATTCCGGGGCGGCGTCGAAGTTCGGCGCGCAAGCCGCGAGCGTGATGCCGGAAGAAGCGAAGCAGATCAGTCCGGAGACGCTCAAGCTCGCCATGATGCTTGCGACCACGGCACCGATTCTGATTATTTATCCGTTTCTTCAGAAGTACTTCGTAAAAGGCGTGCTGATCGGTTCCGTCAAAGGTTGA
- a CDS encoding ABC transporter permease has protein sequence MERTLEASRLAAASGTKASGRRSKWKSQFALQSMVWPGLLFLLVFSYFPMYGILIAFKKYDLFLGIMDSPWAGLTYFREFVTDPNFLNVLRNTLAMNLLALLLSFPAPILFALLLNELTAGRFKRFVQTVSYVPHFVSWVIFGGLILTVLSPTNGVLNLLLVKLHFINEPINFMAKPELFWFIMVGAEMLKGIGWGAIIYIAAIAGVDPELHEAAKIDGAGRFQRMWYVTVPSIMGTIVIMLIFAVSSILNTGFEQIMVMQNPLNLDVSETIDTYVYKVGLQQMRYSYSTAVGLAKSVVALILLFGANYLSRKLSDNSLF, from the coding sequence GTGGAAAGAACCTTAGAGGCAAGCCGGCTGGCTGCCGCTTCGGGAACGAAGGCGAGCGGCCGACGGTCAAAATGGAAAAGCCAATTCGCGCTTCAAAGCATGGTATGGCCCGGATTGCTGTTTCTCCTCGTCTTTTCGTATTTTCCGATGTACGGCATTCTGATCGCCTTCAAGAAGTACGATTTATTCCTGGGCATCATGGACTCGCCATGGGCGGGCCTGACCTATTTCCGCGAATTCGTCACCGACCCGAACTTTTTGAACGTCCTGCGCAATACGCTCGCGATGAACCTGCTCGCGCTGCTTCTCAGCTTCCCGGCGCCGATCCTGTTCGCGCTGCTGCTCAACGAGCTGACGGCCGGCCGTTTCAAGCGATTCGTGCAAACGGTTTCGTACGTGCCGCATTTCGTATCCTGGGTCATCTTCGGCGGGCTGATTCTGACCGTGCTGTCCCCGACGAACGGCGTGCTGAATCTGCTGCTCGTCAAGCTGCATTTCATAAACGAGCCGATCAACTTCATGGCCAAGCCCGAGCTGTTCTGGTTCATCATGGTCGGGGCAGAGATGCTGAAGGGCATCGGCTGGGGAGCCATCATCTATATCGCGGCGATCGCGGGCGTCGATCCGGAGCTTCACGAAGCCGCCAAGATCGACGGCGCCGGCCGATTCCAGCGGATGTGGTACGTGACGGTGCCGAGCATTATGGGGACGATCGTGATCATGCTCATTTTCGCCGTCAGTTCGATTCTCAATACCGGCTTCGAGCAGATCATGGTCATGCAAAATCCGCTTAATCTCGACGTCAGCGAGACGATCGACACTTACGTGTACAAGGTCGGACTTCAGCAGATGCGCTATTCCTACTCGACTGCGGTCGGATTGGCCAAATCGGTCGTGGCGCTTATCTTGCTCTTCGGAGCGAATTACCTGTCGCGCAAGCTGTCCGACAACAGTCTGTTCTAA
- a CDS encoding cache domain-containing sensor histidine kinase, whose protein sequence is MLRYINAMSIKSKVMLAFVVLILLPFSVLGLYTYDQSQRFLRAQLIANASTTLKQITFTIENKIDLLESLSDSITYNYRLQQFLGSPFSGDDSLDTYFSYAAPLINYAMLFQKVNTEKISVYMKNDSIPEGFGAFFRATRAMQEPWYAPFAESGAKSAWIVRDSPEAGRTYGYVQKMVSLEGADIGFTLVEVRPGDLLGTALQENPEADQDVVIADAQGELVFPAGSAVGPPLPLQRKLADGGHAVLGGRLYIGERLDRVGLSMLMNVRLPRTANSWQVASNLIFIAATVVLLFAFYSVLQMALRTMRTSIRQMDQAIESGFEPIPIRRRDEFGVISERFNLLLNKITTLMKDMIRKETIQKDAQLAALQSQINPHFIYNTLDMFSARMELAGQFEVSDAMADFGKMMRYNMDGRSKFATLESEIRYLEQYMNLQKIKYGGDIELDIQVPVELLALRMIRFILQPIVENSIKHGFPANGSLRIVLTAGLQPERTVLISIKDNGPGIDETRLASLNRRFRDSDYAPPDDQTRESIGLGNINERLKLFYGEIYAIRLNSLEGEYAETIVTIPCGNGEEDNHV, encoded by the coding sequence ATGCTTCGCTATATAAACGCCATGAGCATCAAGAGCAAGGTCATGCTGGCTTTCGTCGTGCTGATCCTGCTCCCTTTCAGCGTGCTCGGGCTCTATACGTACGATCAATCCCAGCGCTTCCTTCGGGCCCAGCTGATCGCAAACGCTTCCACGACGCTTAAGCAGATAACGTTCACGATCGAGAACAAGATCGATCTGCTCGAAAGCCTCAGCGATTCCATCACCTATAACTATCGCCTGCAGCAATTTCTCGGGAGCCCCTTCTCGGGAGACGACTCGCTGGATACGTATTTCAGCTATGCGGCGCCGTTGATCAACTACGCCATGCTGTTCCAGAAGGTCAATACGGAGAAAATATCCGTTTATATGAAAAACGACAGCATTCCGGAAGGGTTCGGCGCCTTCTTCCGCGCAACGCGCGCGATGCAGGAGCCTTGGTACGCGCCCTTCGCCGAGTCGGGAGCCAAATCTGCATGGATCGTCCGCGACAGCCCGGAGGCCGGCCGGACGTATGGCTATGTGCAAAAGATGGTATCGCTGGAGGGCGCCGACATCGGATTTACGCTCGTCGAGGTGCGGCCGGGCGATCTGCTCGGGACGGCGCTGCAGGAGAATCCGGAGGCCGACCAGGACGTGGTCATTGCGGATGCGCAGGGCGAACTTGTTTTTCCCGCGGGCAGCGCCGTCGGCCCCCCGCTCCCGCTTCAACGGAAGCTGGCCGACGGCGGTCATGCCGTTCTCGGCGGCCGTCTCTATATCGGCGAGCGGCTGGACCGCGTCGGCTTGTCCATGCTGATGAACGTTAGGCTCCCGCGCACGGCGAATTCCTGGCAGGTCGCCAGCAACCTGATTTTTATCGCCGCGACGGTCGTCCTGCTATTCGCCTTCTACTCCGTGCTGCAAATGGCGCTGCGCACGATGAGAACGAGCATCCGCCAGATGGATCAGGCGATCGAATCCGGCTTCGAGCCGATTCCGATCCGGCGGCGGGACGAGTTCGGCGTCATCAGCGAGCGTTTCAACCTGCTGCTGAACAAGATTACGACGCTGATGAAGGACATGATCCGCAAAGAAACGATCCAAAAGGACGCCCAATTGGCGGCGCTCCAGTCGCAGATCAACCCCCATTTCATCTACAATACGCTCGATATGTTCAGCGCCAGAATGGAGCTCGCGGGGCAATTCGAGGTATCGGACGCGATGGCCGACTTCGGGAAAATGATGCGTTACAATATGGACGGACGTTCGAAGTTCGCGACGCTCGAATCCGAGATTCGCTACCTGGAGCAGTACATGAATCTGCAAAAGATCAAATACGGCGGCGATATCGAGCTGGATATTCAGGTGCCGGTGGAGCTGCTGGCGCTTCGCATGATCCGCTTCATCCTGCAGCCGATCGTGGAGAACAGTATCAAGCACGGATTTCCGGCGAACGGCTCGCTTCGCATCGTGCTTACGGCCGGCCTTCAGCCCGAGCGGACCGTCCTGATCTCGATCAAGGACAACGGGCCGGGCATCGACGAGACGCGACTCGCGTCTCTCAATCGGCGGTTCAGGGATTCCGATTATGCGCCGCCTGACGACCAGACGAGAGAGAGCATCGGCCTTGGCAATATCAACGAAAGATTAAAGCTGTTCTACGGTGAAATCTATGCCATTCGGCTGAACAGCTTGGAAGGCGAATATGCGGAGACGATCGTGACGATTCCCTGCGGCAATGGAGAGGAAGACAACCATGTATAA